The DNA region AGGCGCACTTCGCTGTATCGCAGCGGGTGCCCTTGAGGAACAGCTTCATTCCATCACGACGGCAGAGCCGACAGACGGGACCAGTGTAACGCGCCATCTAGGTAGTGATTGGTGAGTGGTGGGCAGTGAATGGTAACAGGAGATTGACGGTGACTTGTGGAGTGATGGTCGGTGCTCTGCCTCTTCACCACTCACGATTCACCACTCTCCTCCCTACACACGACGCTTCTTCCGCGGCCGGCAGCCGTTGTGCGGCAGCGGCGTGACGTCCTCGATGGACTTGACCTTGAGGCCGGCCGCCTCGAGCGCGGTGATCGCGCTCTCGCGTCCGCTGCCGGGACCCTTGACCTTCACGTCTACGTCCCGCAACCCGTACTTCCGCGCCGCCTCGGCGGCCTTGGTGGCGGCCATCTGGCCGGCGAACGGGGTGCTCTTGCGGCTCCCCTTGAAGCCGCTGGAACCGGCCGACGCCCAGCACAGGCAATCGCCCTTGGTGTCGGTGATGGTGACGGTCGTGTTGTTGAACGTCGCGGTGATGTGGGCGACCCCCACTGACACATTGCGACGCGTCTTCTTGGTCGAAGATCCGGACGATTTTGCCACGTTTAAACTCGCTCTCTGGAAATAGACGTCGCGGGATACAACGCTTGCCGATTCGCTGAACGCTCCCCCCGCCGCCCGTGTGGGCCCAACCGGGGCCTATAGCCGGGGACAGCGGCCGGGGACTAACGGAGGTCTTTCACGCCCTTCTTACCGGCGACGGTCTTCTTGGGGCCCTTGCGGGTGCGGGCGTTGGTCTTGGTGCGCTGGCCGCGGACCGGCAACCCGCGCCGGTGGCGGATGCCGCGGTAGCAGGCGATGTCGCGGAGCCGCGAGATGTTCTGACTGGTCTGGCGGCGGAGCTGCCCCTCGACCACGTAGTCCTTGTCCAACAGGGCCGCCAGCCGGGCCACCTCGTCCTCGTTCAGCTCACGCGAGTGCACGTGCGGGTCGATGCCCGCCTTGTGGCACAGCTCGCGGGCGGTCTTCGACCCCACGCCAAACAGGTACGTGAGGGCGATCTCCGTGGGGCGATCGGACGGGATATCAACGCCGAGCAGACGTGGCATGGTGGATTAAGTCCCTGGAGAGGAACCTCGAAATCGGATGGAAGGCGCTGGGCCCTGAAGCTGTTGGTTTGGCTGGGCCGACTTAGCCCTGACGCTGCTTGTGACGTGGATTGGCGCACACGACACGCACCACGCCCCGGCGGCGTACCACCTTGCACTTGTCGCACATGCGTTTGACGCTCGCCCGGACTTTCATCGTTTACGTCCCTTGCTGGCCCCGCGGTGGTGCGGGTCGAATAACTAGTTCACGAACCCCGCCGGCAGGGCGGGCGTCGTCGAAT from Pirellulimonas nuda includes:
- the rpsK gene encoding 30S ribosomal protein S11 — encoded protein: MAKSSGSSTKKTRRNVSVGVAHITATFNNTTVTITDTKGDCLCWASAGSSGFKGSRKSTPFAGQMAATKAAEAARKYGLRDVDVKVKGPGSGRESAITALEAAGLKVKSIEDVTPLPHNGCRPRKKRRV
- the rpmJ gene encoding 50S ribosomal protein L36, coding for MKVRASVKRMCDKCKVVRRRGVVRVVCANPRHKQRQG
- the rpsM gene encoding 30S ribosomal protein S13; protein product: MPRLLGVDIPSDRPTEIALTYLFGVGSKTARELCHKAGIDPHVHSRELNEDEVARLAALLDKDYVVEGQLRRQTSQNISRLRDIACYRGIRHRRGLPVRGQRTKTNARTRKGPKKTVAGKKGVKDLR